A window of Oncorhynchus gorbuscha isolate QuinsamMale2020 ecotype Even-year unplaced genomic scaffold, OgorEven_v1.0 Un_scaffold_14490, whole genome shotgun sequence genomic DNA:
TCTCCGAAGATGTATCAAACCCCATATTTGAAATAGATTAACTGCCATGTATATCAGATATTATTCAGAATATAACATACGTAGTTGTTCCTGAATGACCACAGGTCCTGTAATCTCCCTAGGCTCGCTGACTCCTCTGCTGTTTGTAGCTCTGATTCTGAAGAGATACGTCTCCTTCTCTGTCAGACCAGTGACGGTGTgcttgggacatggactgtttaACGGTGGCCACTGCACTCCATCTGTCTGATCCAACGATGTTAGCTTCAATGAGCGTAGCCCGTCAGTCTGCTTCCACCATCGTGAAGAGGTCTTTCCCAGTTCAGGATTGCTGAGGTCTTGCCGATATCCACAATGTGCAGATCCTGAGGAAGGCTGGGAACTTCACAGATCAACACTGATTCAGGGATTTCACATGGTTCTCCAATACCATATATGTTCTCTGGTAACACTCTGAAGAAGTAGTGTACTGATTCCTCCAGGCCAGAGATTCTGAACAAGGTCTTCCTGCATTCTGTTGTAACGGTCTTGTAGGATTTCATTGAAGCTTCACGTTTCTCAATGATGTAGTTGTTCACAGGGGCTCCACCATCAATACTTGGTACATCCCATGTGATGACAACAGACTCCTTTGTGTAGTCTTTGACTCTAACTGAACCGGGTGGTCCAGGAGTGTCTGGAAAATACAGAAAGGATTAACTGACTGTTCACAGCACAGAGATCATATAATTCACTATTCTTTAAATAATTATATGGTTTACAGATAGTTCTTAATCATTTAACCATCTTAAGTATGACAACGTAACCGCATAACATACCATAAACTTTGGCGGAGAATGGTTGCTGATTTCTTGCCAGATGGATTTTCAGCCTCAATGGTGTATTTGCCAGAATCGTAACGATGGACCTTCTCAACAATCAGTTGAGTGTAACTGTCAGTTGTATCAATGAACCCACGGCTCTGCAGGtcaatgccaggtttcctccaggtcaATACTGGTGCAGGTCTTCCAGTCACATTGACAAACAGCCTCAGAGTGTTACCAGCTCTCAGACACACAGTCTTCTTCAGATCATCAGGAAGATCAAGATCAGGGATTGCTGTTGGGACCAAAATGACAGCATGTTAACAACATAAGTATAAAAACTGTAAAAGTGTAAAGGTGTGGCTGGGCTTCAATGTAGACATTGCTATAAACGGCAGTTGTACCAAGTTACCATTTACATTACTAATGCTGCCATTGTGAAGTATTGACAGTAAAAGCATAAAAACAAACTTACAAAGTTTCTCAACCGGCTCAATTTCCACACTTGGTTCGCTGAATTCCCCAGTGCCATTACTATTGACTCCTGCGGCCTGGAAGCTGTACTTCTTGTTGCTTTGAAGTCCAGCGGCAACAAACAAATTGGTCTTCAGAGTCTTCTGAGTGGCCCTGTACCACTGCTCGGTTCCTTCCTCAAGCACCTCCACCACGTAGCCAACAACATCAGCACCACCATCATACATTGGTCTGGTCCATTGCAAGCTAATGCTATGCTTGGTGGAATCTATCACACGTGGAATTGAAGGAGGGGCTGGAGTGTCTGGAATCGGTAAAGACAAAATACAGTATGGGTTATTCAACAGCAGTAGTTTTCAGTGTTTCAAAGTCAACCATAAGTCAACTTTTAGAAACAAAAATGGTAATATTATAAAGATGGATTATAAGACAATGACTGTTTGATCACTGGgcgggagggtagcctagtggttagagtgttggactagtaaccgaaggtagcaagttcaaatccccaagctgacaaggtacaaatctgttgttctgcccctgaacaggcagttaacccactgttcctaggctgccattgaaaataagaacttgttcttaaactgacttgcctagtagaATAAAGATTTGTTTTTAAACTTACATGTTGGCTCTCTACAGTAGGCATACTGAGAGGCTTCACTGGGCTGGCTGTTTCCAGCTGTGTTCACGGCTGTAACACGGAACTGGTAATCACTGCCTTCCAGCAGACCAGAGATCTTCAGGCGGATGTCGTAGATGGTAAAGGTCTTATTGACCCTGGTCCATCTGGAGCTGCTCTTTTCACGTTTGTCCACCAGGTAATTCTTGATCTCACTTCCACCATCACTCTCAGGTTTCATCCATTCAATGATGGCGTGCTCTTTTCCTACAGCCGTGACCTCTGGTGCTCCAGGTTGTGATGGGATAGCTGCAATGATGTAGGGGAAAAAATCATGTTTAATAAGGGTTTGCCTTAGAATCAGACTAAAATTGTTTAGAATCTACTAAAATGAGATGGCCACTGGATGCACACTTACTGTATGCGTTTCTGGCGATGACAGG
This region includes:
- the LOC124030722 gene encoding titin-like, whose protein sequence is MKPESDGGSEIKNYLVDKREKSSSRWTRVNKTFTIYDIRLKISGLLEGSDYQFRVTAVNTAGNSQPSEASQYAYCREPTYTPAPPSIPRVIDSTKHSISLQWTRPMYDGGADVVGYVVEVLEEGTEQWYRATQKTLKTNLFVAAGLQSNKKYSFQAAGVNSNGTGEFSEPSVEIEPVEKLSIPDLDLPDDLKKTVCLRAGNTLRLFVNVTGRPAPVLTWRKPGIDLQSRGFIDTTDSYTQLIVEKVHRYDSGKYTIEAENPSDTPGPPGSVRVKDYTKESVVITWDVPSIDGGAPVNNYIIEKREASMKSYKTVTTECRKTLFRISGLEESVHYFFRVLPENIYGIGEPCEIPESVLICEVPSLPQDLHIVDIGKTSAILNWERPLHDGGSRLTGYAH